In a genomic window of Ipomoea triloba cultivar NCNSP0323 chromosome 3, ASM357664v1:
- the LOC116013989 gene encoding 2-oxoglutarate dehydrogenase, mitochondrial-like, with translation MAWLRAGCGVARLAVRRALSQGGSYGVRAHVLALQHRDLHSTGDRRKAESAPVPRSVPLSKLSDSFLDGTSSVYLEELQRAWEQDPNSVDESWDNFFRNFVGQASASAGVSGQTIQESMRLLLLARAYQVNGHMKAKLDPLNLEERQIPDDLDLASYGFTEADLDREFFLGVWMMSGFLSENRPVQTLRAILTRLEQAYCGNIGYEYMHIPDREKCNWLRERIETQTKPEYSRERREVILDRLIWSTQFENFLATKWTAAKRFGLEGCETLIPGMKEMFDRAADLGVESIVIGMSHRGRLNVLGNVVRKPLRQIFSEFSGGTKPVDESGYVGTGDVKYHLGTSYDRPTRAGKRIHLSLVANPSHLEAVDPVVIGKTRAKQYYTNDIDRTKNMGILIHGDGSFAGQGVVYETLHLSALPNYTSGGTIHIVVNNQVAFTTDPRSGRSSQYCTDVAKALNAPIFHVNGDDVEAVTRVCELAAEWRQVFHSDVVVDIVCYRRFGHNEIDEPSFTQPKMYTVIRSHPSAQEIYQKKLLDSGVVTKEDIDRIHNKINSILNEEFIASKDHATKKRDWLSAFWSGFKSPEQLSRVRNTGVKPEILKDVGNAITTLPENFKPHRAVKRIFADRQKMIETGEGVDWALGEALAFATLLVEGNHVRLSGQDVERGTFSHRHSVLHDQETGEKYCPLDHVLMNQNEEMFTVSNSSLSEFGVLGFELGYSMENPNSLVLWEAQFGDFANGAEVIFDQFLSSGEAKWLRQTGLVVLLPHGYDGQGPEHSSARLERFLQMSDDNPYVIPEMEPTLRKQIQECNWQVVNVTTPANYFHVLRRQIHRDFRKPLIVMSPKNLLRHKDCRSNLSDFDDVEGHPGFDKQGTRFKRLIKDKNDHSDLEEGIRRLILCSGKVYYDLDEEREKGEVKDVAICRVEQLSPFPYDLIQRELKRYPNAEVVWCQEEPMNMGAYHFIAPRLCTSMKAQGRGGMDDIKYVGRAPSAATATGFHQVHVKEQTGLVQKALQIDPINYPF, from the exons ATGGCGTGGTTAAGAGCTGGGTGTGGTGTTGCTAGGCTTGCTGTTAGGAGGGCTCTGTCCCAAGGTGGATCATATGGTGTGAGGGCTCATGTGCTGGCATTGCAGCATAGAGATCTACATTCAACCGGTGATAGGCGGAAGGCTGAATCTGCTCCTGTCCCGAGGTCTGTTCCGCTGTCTAAGTTGTCAGATAGTTTCTTAGATGGGACGAGCAGTGTGTACCTTGAGGAGCTTCAACGAGCTTGGGAGCAAGATCCGAATAGTGTTGATGAGTCATGGGACAATTTCTTTAGAAACTTTGTTGGTCAGGCTTCAGCATCCGCGGGGGTTTCTGGCCAAACGATTCAAGAAAGTATGCGGTTGTTGTTGCTTGCAAGGGCTTACCAGGTTAATGGTCACATGAAAGCTAAATTGGATCCATTGAATTTGGAGGAGAGGCAAATACCAGATGATTTAGACCTTGCTTCTTATGGATTCACTGAGGCTGATCTTGATCGAGAATTCTTCCTTGGTGTTTGGATGATGTCTGGTTTCTTGTCTGAGAATCGTCCGGTGCAAACATTGAGGGCAATACTGACAAGACTCGAGCAGGCTTATTGTGGGAATATTGGGTATGAGTACATGCATATTCCTGACCGCGAGAAATGTAATTGGCTGAGGGAACGGATTGAGACCCAGACGAAACCAGAATACAGCCGTGAACGACGTGAGGTTATTCTTGATAGGCTGATATGGAGTACTCAGTTCGAGAACTTTTTGGCTACCAAGTGGACAGCTGCCAAGAGGTTCGGCCTAGAAGGCTGTGAGACCTTGATTCCTGGAATGAAGGAGATGTTTGACCGAGCTGCGGATCTAGGGGTAGAGAGCATAGTCATTGGGATGTCACATAGAGGACGGTTGAATGTGCTCGGAAATGTTGTCCGTAAGCCACTTAGGCAAATTTTTAGCGAGTTTAGTGGAGGTACAAAACCTGTTGATGAATCTGGTTATGTGGGAACCGGTGATGTCAAGTATCACTTGGGAACATCCTATGACCGCCCAACTAGGGCCGGGAAGAGGATTCATTTGTCGTTAGTCGCAAACCCTAGCCACTTGGAAGCTGTGGATCCGGTTGTCATTGGAAAAACTCGAGCAAAACAATACTATACGAATGACATTGATAGGACAAAGAACATGGGCATTTTAATTCATGGCGACGGTAGCTTTGCAGGGCAAGGTGTTGTTTATGAGACATTGCATCTTAGTGCTCTTCCAAATTACACATCTGGTGGGACCATACACATCGTAGTAAATAATCAAGTCGCATTTACTACTGATCCAAGGTCCGGAAGATCCTCTCAGTACTGTACTGATGTAGCCAAGGCTTTGAATGCCCCGATTTTTCATGTCAACGGTGATGATGTTGAGGCTGTAACTCGTGTTTGTGAACTTGCTGCAGAGTGGCGCCAGGTGTTTCACTCAGATGTTGTGGTTGATATTGTCTGCTATCGTCGATTTGGACATAATGAAATTGATGAACCATCTTTTACCCAGCCCAAAATGTACACG GTCATTAGGAGTCATCCTTCAGCACAAGAGATCTATCAAAAGAAGCTTCTTGATTCTGGCGTTGTGACAAAAGAAGACATTGACAGGATACATAATAAGATCAATTCAATTCTCAACGAGGAATTTATAGCTAGCAAAGACCACGCTACTAAAAAACGAGACTGGCTTTCAGCTTTTTGGTCCGGTTTCAAGTCTCCTGAACAGCTTTCACGTGTAAGGAATACGGG TGTCAAACCGGAGATCTTGAAGGATGTTGGAAACGCAATCACCACCCTTCCAGAAAATTTTAAGCCTCACAGGGCAGTGAAAAGGATATTTGCTGACCGTCAAAAGATGATTGAAACGGGGGAGGGTGTTGATTGGGCACTAGGGGAAGCACTTGCGTTTGCAACGTTACTTGTGGAAGGAAATCATGTCAGGTTGAGTGGTCAGGATGTTGAGCGAGGTACTTTTAGTCACCGACATTCTGTTCTTCACGACCAGGAGACAGGTGAAAAATACTGCCCTCTCGATCACGTTCTGATGAACCAAAATGAAGAGATGTTCACCGTAAGCAACAG CTCTCTGTCTGAATTTGGTGTACTGGGATTTGAATTGGGTTATTCAATGGAAAATCCAAATTCTTTGGTGCTTTGGGAAGCCCAATTCGGAGACTTCGCAAATGGAGCTGAAGTTATCTTTGACCAATTCTTGAGCAGTGGGGAGGCCAAGTGGCTGCGACAGACAGGACTAGTTGTGCTTTTACCTCATGGCTATGATGGCCAGGGCCCCGAGCATTCAAGTGCACGTCTGGAACGCTTTCTCCAG ATGAGTGATGATAACCCGTATGTTATCCCCGAGATGGAACCGACCTTACGGAAACAGATTCAGGAATGCAATTGGCAGGTGGTGAATGTAACAACGCCTGCGAATTATTTCCATGTACTGCGTCGACAG ATTCATAGGGATTTCCGTAAACCTCTTATTGTGATGTCTCCAAAGAACTTGCTTCGTCACAAGGACTGCAGGTCAAATCTGTCTGACTTTGACGATGTTGAAGGCCACCCAGGCTTCGACAAACAGGGCACCAGATTTAAGCGACTCATCAAAGATAAGAATGATCATTCGGACCTCGAGGAGGGTATTAGACGGCTAATCCTTTGCTCAGGAAAG GTTTATTATGACCTCGACGAGGAAAGAGAGAAAGGTGAAGTGAAAGATGTTGCGATTTGCAGGGTGGAACAACTCTCCCCGTTCCCATATGACCTCATTCAACGCGAATTAAAGCGATATCCAA ATGCTGAGGTCGTTTGGTGCCAGGAAGAGCCGATGAACATGGGCGCATACCATTTCATCGCCCCGCGCCTGTGTACATCCATGAAAGCACAGGGCAGGGGCGGCATGGACGACATCAAGTACGTCGGCCGTGCTCCCTCGGCCGCCACCGCCACCGGCTTCCACCAGGTTCATGTGAAAGAGCAGACGGGGCTTGTCCAGAAAGCATTGCAGATAGATCCTATCAACTATCCATTCTGA